A region of Dioscorea cayenensis subsp. rotundata cultivar TDr96_F1 chromosome 5, TDr96_F1_v2_PseudoChromosome.rev07_lg8_w22 25.fasta, whole genome shotgun sequence DNA encodes the following proteins:
- the LOC120260519 gene encoding wall-associated receptor kinase 3-like — protein MFGYANVSTFNNCSYAFVVERGGYVFDQHHLSMMDFPRRVSISMRLNWVIPGDFSFTLCGDNSYSLPLFHGYLCNCSHGYSGNPYLNGSHGCQDIDECQHPQTNPCVSSARCRNRVPGYKCECPFGSRGDGTRAGSGCKKIFQIVEAILGTGMGIGAILICGLWFYFVLRNRALIKLKEQYFRQNGGLLLKQQVSNREAGADCARIFSNEELEKATHKYDECRILGTGGYGTVYKGVLEDGTVVAIKKSRVMDRMQIDQFINEVVILTQINHRNVVKLLGCCLETEVPLLVYEFIPNGTLYSHLHEKSPSSLRITWSDRLHIAIETAEALAYLHSAASMPVFHRDVKSSNILLGDNLTAKVSDFGISRLVPLDQTQVPTLVQGTFGYLDPEYFQTSQLTSKSDVYSFGVVLVELLTGHKPVSTERSREDSNLAMYFLSSLKCKDLREFIDRDVMREDNLEQLKSVAELARKCLLLRGDKRPSMKEVAQELVLIASFGRCHHDGGDHEVEEQEEFDHLLTFDKSLSSSLSSSSILGPQESLPHALSVTLDLAR, from the exons ATGTTTGGGTACGCCAACGTCTCTACTTTCAACAATTGCAGCTATGCGTTCGTGGTGGAGAGAGGAGGCTACGTCTTTGACCAGCACCATCTCAGCATGATGGATTTCCCCCGGAGAGTATCCATTTCCATGAGACTCAACTGGGTCATCCCCGGGGATTTTTCTTTCACATTGTGCGGGGACAACTCCTACTCTCTTCCTTTGTTTCACGGCTATCTCTGCAACTGCTCTCATGGTTATTCCGGCAACCCTTACCTCAATGGCTCCCATGGATGCCAAG ATATTGATGAGTGCCAACATCCACAAACAAATCCATGCGTGAGTTCCGCCCGTTGCAGAAACAGAGTTCCTGGTTACAAATGTGAGTGCCCGTTTGGAAGTCGTGGAGATGGCACCAGAGCAGGCTCTGGTTGCAAGAAAATCTTTCAGATTGTTGAAGCCATTCTGGGAACTGGAATGGGGATTGGCGCCATACTCATTTGTGGCCTCTGGTTTTACTTTGTATTGAGAAATCGAGCACTGATCAAACTCAAAGAACAATACTTTCGGCAGAATGGTGGTCTGCTTCTGAAGCAACAGGTTTCTAATCGTGAGGCAGGGGCAGACTGTGCCAGAATTTTCTCCAATGAAGAGCTGGAGAAGGCCACACACAAGTATGATGAATGTCGAATCCTGGGAACCGGAGGCTATGGCACCGTCTACAAAGGAGTCTTAGAAGATGGGACTGTTGTTGCTATTAAGAAGTCCAGGGTGATGGACAGGATGCAGATTGATCAGTTCATCAATGAGGTGGTCATCCTCACACAGATCAACCACAGGAATGTGGTAAAGCTATTGGGGTGTTGCCTCGAGACTGAGGTCCCATTGTTGGTCTATGAATTCATCCCCAATGGCACACTGTACAGTCACTTACACGAGAAGAGCCCCAGCAGTCTCCGCATCACTTGGAGTGATCGTTTGCACATTGCAATAGAGACAGCAGAGGCCCTTGCATACCTGCATTCTGCAGCATCAATGCCGGTCTTCCACCGTGATGTTAAGTCCTCCAACATACTCCTTGGTGACAACCTGACTGCTAAAGTCTCTGATTTCGGTATCTCAAGGTTGGTTCCATTGGATCAAACTCAGGTGCCCACGTTGGTGCAGGGGACTTTCGGATACTTAGACCCAGAGTACTTCCAGACAAGCCAGTTGACCTCTAAGAGTGATGTCTACAGCTTCGGAGTTGTGCTCGTGGAGCTGCTGACAGGGCACAAGCCTGTTTCTACGGAGAGATCAAGGGAAGATAGCAATCTGGCAATGTATTTCCTGTCCTCTCTCAAGTGCAAGGATTTGAGGGAGTTTATAGACAGGGATGTCATGAGGGAAGACAATCTTGAGCAGTTGAAATCTGTTGCTGAATTGGCTAGGAAATGTCTGCTTCTGAGAGGGGATAAGAGGCCATCTATGAAGGAGGTGGCTCAAGAACTCGTTCTAATTGCTAGCTTTGGCCGCTGCCATCATGATGGAGGTGATCATGAGGTTGAGGAACAAGAAGAGTTTGATCATTTGTTAACATTTGACAAGAGCTTATCATCATCACTATCGTCATCTTCAATTTTAGGACCACAAGAGAGTCTTCCTCACGCCTTGTCTGTCACCCTTGATTTAGCTAG GTAA
- the LOC120260296 gene encoding uncharacterized protein LOC120260296, whose protein sequence is MKLDVKELWHGSHPQHVLRMEYTEIPFRCDGCKEAGIGLKYSCDACCFDLHRNCALAPSTITHPFYDKCYFQFYTRPPGSAMRVCDACRKDVLGFVYHCTGCGFDLHPCCANLSPRLEDGDRSFLLCIKITSSCHRCGLKGLGWSYRSECKNYNLHVSCVKEMLVESWQAMYLNFDKEKVREIQTKIPSLRGTMQSHHQHHHLQAHRARVGKVHQCCQIAGGALRIIISAILGDPTAIIAAVAGHVTEEGELVNSGHVDDGIEAVEEESTVEKKPKKNRGKREHDAF, encoded by the exons atgaaacTGGATGTGAAGGAGCTGTGGCATGGCAGCCACCCTCAACACGTGCTGAGGATGGAGTACACTGAAATCCCTTTCCGGTGTGATGGGTGCAAAGAAGCCGGCATCGGCCTCAAGTACTCTTGCGATGCTTGCTGTTTCGATCTTCATCGTAACTGTGCACTTGCTCCCTCTACCATCACTCACCCATTCTACGATAAATGCTATTTCCAATTCTACACCAGACCACCCGGCTCCGCCATGAGAGTGTGCGACGCTTGCAGGAAAGATGTGCTCGGTTTTGTTTATCACTGCACCGGCTGTGGCTTCGACCTTCATCCTTGCTGTGCTAACCTATCCCCTCGCCTTGAGGACGGTGACCGGAGCTTCCTTCTCTGCATTAAGATAACAAGCAGTTGCCATCGTTGTGGTCTCAAAGGTCTGGGGTGGTCTTACAGGTCTGAGTGTAAAAACTACAATCTGCATGTCTCTTGTGTGAAGGAGATGCTTGTGGAGAGCTGGCAGGCTATGTATCTCAACTTCGATAAGGAGAAAGTGAGGGAGATCCAGACTAAGATACCCAGCCTCAGAGGCACCATGCAGAGccaccaccagcaccaccaCCTGCAGGCACACAGGGCCAGGGTTGGCAAGGTTCACCAATGTTGCCAGATTGCTGGTGGTGCTCTCCGCATCATCATCTCTGCCATTCTTGGTGATCCTACTGCTATCATCGCTGCT GTTGCTGGACATGTGACTGAAGAAGGTGAGTTGGTTAATTCAGGACACGTGGACGATGGGATAGAAGCGGTGGAAGAGGAATCAACGGTGGAGAAGAAGCCCAAGAAAAACAGAGGAAAAAGGGAACATGATGCGTTCTGA
- the LOC120260295 gene encoding uncharacterized protein LOC120260295 codes for MQEGTVAEYYDTFTVLANRVEGLSNDAMLDCFLSGLQTELQCEVIPWQPDSITKALSLAKLFEEKHAIGAKGRKIKHGFYPNYLASVKKPVPHLTRESNSINIPAPPVALSKPPVSTSTSIAPPPFRKMSYNEMQLQQEFQSLYLHAMNRRLVSGTLRFTGCINGYSVQILLDGGSDDNFIQPRVAKFLQLPVLPIEAFKVFVGNCSFLQVEGVVENLPLQVQYHIIHLSVFLLLVVGADIIIGTSWLATLGPHIVDYNAMTLQFYLNDEFITLKGDTYFKPHKSSVHQLSRLYSTKSIAVCFTLTRALQLDSITAHSSYQFAVSHTVPSTLQFSADMPVQLQKLLLQYQDVFQIPCGLPPSQNYNHKIPLLPGSTPVKDKPYRYSHSQKLEIELMVALMLQDGIIEHSQSPFSSSVLFIKKKDGAWRFCTDYRALNAITVKDSFPIPTVDEIFDELYGASYFSKLDLRYAYHQILLDQEDKDKTTFQTHHGHFQWLVMPFGLSNAPATFEALMNDVFGPALRKYVLKIEYFGHVVSKHGVKMDTSKVHAILQWDIPTTLKQLRGFLGFSGYYRIFISNYATIARPLTDLLKKDNFSQPFTIETDASGSGIGAVLSQNKHPIEFFSKKMSPRMQAQAVYTREFQLVAETFIHHVAKLHGIPKTIISDRDKAFTSKFWNHLFSRMGTTLSMSTAYHPKTDGQTESLNKCIEHYLRCFVSDNPKSWTELLPWAELSYNTSFHTSIGMKPFKVVYGCDPPGFIAYQQDAMDSPSVIELLTKRDRILQSANAKFA; via the exons atgCAGGAAGGTACAGTTGCCGAATATTATGACACATTTACTGTTTTGGCTAATCGTGTAGAGGGTCTCTCTAATGATGCTATGTTAGATTGTTTCCTGAGTGGATTGCAGACAGAGTTACAGTGTGAAGTAATTCCCTGGCAACCTGATTCCATTACCAAAGCTTTGTCATTGGCCAAATTATTTGAGGAGAAACATGCTATTGGAGCCAAAGGCCGTAAGATCAAACATGGGTTTTATCCAAATTATTTAGCTTCTGTTAAGAAGCCAGTACCACATCTTACTAGGGAATCCAACTCCATTAACATACCGGCTCCTCCAGTAGCTTTGTCCAAGCCACCAGTTTCTACTAGTACTTCAATTGCTCCACCTCCATTTCGGAAGATGTCCTATAATGAGATGCAATTGC aacaagagtttcaaaGCCTCTATTTGCATGCTATGAACCGCCGGTTGGTGTCTGGCACCTTGCGGTTTACTGGCTGTATTAATGGCTATTCGGTACAAATCTTATTAGACGGGGGTAGTGATGATAATTTCATCCAACCCCGTGTAGCAAAATTCTTACAACTTCCGGTGTTACCGATTGAAGCTTTTAAGGTGTTTGTGGGCAATTGCAGTTTTCTTCAAGTGGAAGGAGTAGTGGAGAATCTTCCACTTCAGGTACAATATCATATCATACATCTTTCAGTATTCTTGCTGCTCGTAGTTGGAGCCGATATTATCATTGGTACATCCTGGTTAGCCACTCTTGGACCCCATATTGTAGATTATAATGCTATGACATTACAATTCTACCTCAATGATGAATTCATTACACTGAAGGGTGATACATACTTCAAGCCTCACAAATCTTCAGTCCATCAGTTGTCTCGATTGTATTCTACTAAATCCATTGCAGTGTGTTTCACATTAACTAGAGCATTGCAACTTGACTCTATTACAGCTCATTCTTCTTATCAATTTGCAGTAAGTCATACGGTGCCATCCACTTTACAATTTTCTGCAGATATGCCAGTTCAATTACAGAAATTATTATTGCAATATCAAGATGTTTTTCAGATTCCTTGTGGCTTGCCTCCATCTCAGaattataatcataaaattCCTTTGCTTCCTGGCTCTACACCTGTGAAGGATAAACCTTACCGTTATTCACACAGTCAAAAATTAGAGATTGAATTAATGGTTGCTCTGATGCTGCAAGATGGAATTATTGAACACAGCCAAAGTCCATTCTCATCATCTGTACtgtttataaagaaaaaggatGGCGCATGGAGGTTTTGTACTGATTATCGGGCTTTAAATGCTATTACTGTCAAGGATTCTTTTCCAATTCCTACAGTGGATGaaatctttgatgaattatATGGTGCTTCCTATTTTTCTAAACTAGACTTACGGTATGCTTATCACCAGATTTTACTTGATCAGGAGGATAAAGACAAAACAACTTTTCAGACTCACCATGGTCACTTTCAGTGGCTGGTCATGCCCTTTGGCCTTTCGAATGCTCCGGCCACTTTTGAAGCATTGATGAATGATGTTTTTGGACCAGCTTTGAGAAAATATGTCTTA AAAATTGAGTATTTTGGGCATGTGGTTTCAAAGCATGGAGTAAAGATGGATACTTCTAAGGTACATGCTATACTTCAATGGGATATTCCAACTACTTTGAAACAACTCAGAGGATTCCTTGGTTTCAGTGGTTATTACCGCATATTTATTTCCAATTACGCTACTATTGCCAGACCTCTCACTGATCTCTTAAAGAAAGACA ACTTCTCTCAACCATTCACTATTGAGACTGATGCTTCAGGGTCAGGCATTGGGGCAGTGTTAAGCCAGAACAAGCATCCAATAGAATTTTTCTCCAAGAAGATGTCTCCTAGGATGCAAGCTCAGGCAGTCTACACTAGAGAATT TCAATTGGTGGCAGAGACATTTATACACCATGTTGCCAAACTTCATGGAATTCCCAAGACGATTATCAGTGACCGTGACAAAGCATTTACCAGCAAATTTTGGAATCATTTATTCAGTCGGATGGGCACTACTTTATCAATGTCCACAGCCTATCATCCAAAAACTGATGGACAAACTGAAAGTCTTAATaaatgcattgagcattatttgcGTTGCTTTGTATCAGATAATCCCAAATCTTGGACTGAGCTCTTGCCATGGGCTGAATTGTCCTATAACACTTCTTTTCATACTAGTATTGGGATGAAACCATTTAAGGTGGTGTATGGTTGTGATCCACCGGGATTCATTGCTTATCAACAGGATGCCATGGATTCTCCTTCAGTAATTGAGTTGCTAACCAAGAGGGATCGAATTCTACAATCAGCTAATGCAAAATTTGCATAA